In Xiphophorus hellerii strain 12219 chromosome 13, Xiphophorus_hellerii-4.1, whole genome shotgun sequence, the following proteins share a genomic window:
- the LOC116731488 gene encoding LOW QUALITY PROTEIN: RNA/RNP complex-1-interacting phosphatase-like (The sequence of the model RefSeq protein was modified relative to this genomic sequence to represent the inferred CDS: substituted 2 bases at 2 genomic stop codons), protein MSWRIYRNMSAGNRTLRGVVMSQQQQRKKRNKKTGVPDGWLDYCPVGSRIPGTRFIPFKVPLKAALNCQLPACQSFDMWDLLDSVRQQNQELGLIIDLTFTTRYYSVSDIPQCCAYIKIPTEGHHVPNDEVILSFKRVVRHFLRQNQDNNRLIGVHCTHGLNRTGYLICRYLIDVDGLDAAAALELFNSSRGYHMERKNYIKDLQRAAKRSNRGIDQPERNPIMGLAVGKXPAMLIKHEEKVESNTAAQHVKASGENAENQXPNEKQTSQKQTKHRARLRSKNRDKKPAHRSAQGRDPSS, encoded by the coding sequence TGTCAGCTGGGAACAGAACCCTCCGAGGCGTAGTGAtgtctcagcagcagcagcggaaGAAGAGGAATAAGAAGACGGGCGTTCCTGATGGGTGGCTGGACTACTGTCCCGTTGGATCGAGGATCCCAGGAACCAGGTTCATTCCCTTCAAGGTTCCTCTAAAGGCCGCCCTGAACTGCCAACTTCCCGCCTGCCAGTCCTTTGATATGTGGGACCTGCTGGACTCGGTGCGACAGCAGAACCAGGAGCTCGGTCTGATCATCGACCTCACCTTTACGACCAGGTACTACTCAGTGTCAGACATCCCGCAGTGCTGCGCCTACATCAAGATCCCCACCGAGGGTCACCACGTTCCAAACGACGAAGTCATCCTGAGCTTCAAGCGCGTGGTGAGGCACTTCCTGAGGCAGAACCAGGACAACAACAGGCTAATCGGAGTCCACTGCACCCACGGGCTGAACCGCACCGGCTACCTGATCTGCAGGTACCTGATCGATGTGGACGGGTTGGACGCCGCGGCAGCTCTGGAGCTCTTCAACTCCAGCAGAGGTTACCACATGGAGAGGAAGAACTACATTAAAGACCTTCAGCGCGCCGCCAAGAGGAGCAACAGAGGCATCGACCAGCCGGAGAGAAACCCGATCATGGGGCTCGCCGTGGGCAAATAACCAGCTATGCTCATAAAGCACGAGGAGAAGGTGGAGAGCAACACCGCGGCACAGCATGTCAAGGCTTCTggtgaaaatgcagaaaatcagTGACCCAATGAGAAACAGACGAGccagaaacaaaccaaacacagaGCCCGACTTCGCTCCAAGAACAGGGACAAGAAGCCTGCTCATAGGTCAGCGCAGGGTCGCGACCCCTCCTCTTAG